The DNA window ATCCGGATTGCTGGCCGTTGGCCGTGGCACCACATAGAATTTGTCCACCGCTGTGGAAAACCTGGCCAATCCGAACAATCCTTCGAACTCAAAGACCACCACACGGGCGCCGGATCCGTAGAAATTCCGTGCCAGATGTAGGGTCTGTATGGTGCTGCCGCAGCTGAGGAGTATGGTCTTCTGTCGCTGCACTGTACCCAGCTCCTCCTCGCCGCTCAGTAGCCACTTGACCAACGCAATGGGCACCCGCAGCAGTTTCCAAAAGATCCAGAGCAGGGCGGACAACCAAAAGCTGGGCGCCGCAATGGACAGTGGTATGTAGAGGACGTATCTCAAGATGGTCAGCACCAGACGCATCAGCAGCTGTGGTCCGAAGAGCAGGACTCGGGTGCCCAGATTGGGTTGTGGCGGCGACTGCGTCTGAAACTGATGCCTCAGCAGATTGCCATCAGCCGTCCGCTGTCGTCTCAGGGTAACAAAGTGCTTGTGTGCCGTCTGGGATTCCttgtcctcctcctcctccgatTGGCTGGGGTGCTCCGGTATTAGATCCAGCGAGTTGATGCGCCGGAACTTGGAGCGCGTGGCCTGGCGCAGTTGCCGGGCGTGCTCCTGGCGCAACAGCAGATCGTCCAGGGTCTGGGACATCTTCACTCGCTCACTCGCGTATTCCGTATTATCTTCGGCGTCTAATCTCCGATTATCGCTgccgtgctgctgctggcaaaATCCGAACTGTGACTAAATCGCGTTTTAAATAGGAGCTATACTTTAAACCTATGGGATGCAGCCGCGACCGTTGATAACCCAACCCAGACACACATGTCCATCGGCGCTGGGATCGGCCAATCCCTGTCTATACCTTGTGCACTGCCAGAAAAACTCACGCAAACTAATCAAGAAATCGATTTATTCTTGACTACCTTATCGCACTGATTAGTTAATTGCACTACTTTTATGGCCACTGGAAATAGACTTCGACAACAGGTACTCCTCCTAAAGTCTTATAAATAGCACTATCAGATTCAGACAACACGAAAACCTTAAGTTTAAAGTCTGCCCATTTCAAAATAGTGACCTTAATAGTAATGTGTTCATTTCTGGTAGGTCAGTTTCTTTTTGTCTATGCTGATGGGCTTATCACAATGGATTTGCTAGTTGCCAGGCGCTAGAATTTGGAATTTTTGGTTTATAAGAAAAGTTCCATAGTCGAAACAATATCATATGTCATTAAAACCTATCTAAGTTTAAAGTACTACACTATTATATTGTTGATTGAACTGGATTAGTAACTATGTATCACCATTCAAATCAAGATTACTCAACTCGCTGCGCTTATAAAATATTGTCGCCATCATCGGGATGATGGAACTCTCTCTCTCAGTGTAGCCATATAAATTGGCTGATCAGCCGAACAATGTGTTGGCGAACGTGATGTTTATTGTCGCCAACTCTCGGGATGATCCGCTCTCCTCCGTTCGTCTGAGATTTTCGGCGATCGGGTATAAATCATCGTCGCCGCTTGAAGGTTCCAGCGAGGCGGAGGTGGCGCCCGTTGCCAAGAGAGCCGGGAAATCTCCGGTCGGAGCCGAAGATCAGTATAGTCAGTTCGGGGGGAGCACGATCGATGCATTGCAGGTCCCCAGGCAGATCCCCAGGCTGATCTCCAGGCACATTTGTGGTCCCAGCCGGACTTTGGCCTGGTATTATTCAATcccattgctgctgctgataaGGGGCTCTACTATGAACCCCGCGGCCGCAGAAAGAAACTTATGCTCGGTAATAATAATCTCACACCTACACATAGTATAGACCTTAGATTAAAAACCGAAAgtgaaacaaacaaacacctTAATGCCCGAATGCATAACCAATCTTCGGACTTTGAGAGTCTACATAGTTGTCGCGTCTCGGATTTTCCGCATCTGTATGGAGGACACACGAGTGTTTAATGGAAGCCATTCTGTGTACCTGGCACTTTGATATCTCCTCCTCCTGCCCAAGGTCGCCGATCAGGTTCAAAGCGGGCCTGATAAGGGTGTTTGGtttccatatatatatacattcaAATTCAGCGATGCGACTTTTTTCTGGCATTATTTCGTCGTCGCTGAGCCATGGAAATAGCCGTCTCACCTATGTACCtactatttatatacatatggcGAATGCGGTGTGGGTTGCATGAGTATGCAGCTCTCTGATATGAACGATGGCGATAACCCCAGGAGTCCACCATCGCAATAGAATGCGCAACCTGAGCCAGGAGGAAACATTTTGACATTTGCCTTCGATCGGACTTTACGTGACTGCAGATAATGCCAACGAGATTTGCACACTTCGATTTTGTAATGTTTGAATAGAACATAACATTGATAAGATAATAGGGTTCCATTCGCAGTATCTTAAATCAGCAAAACAATATTATTCAGAGGTATTTTATCTGAATTATTTTATGTGCAAGCCATAGTTATTTTTTTCTGGTACTATTTTTTGTTGAATGCCAATTTATTCATGTTATTCACAACCAAGGGTTGAACTATTCATGGAAGCTCATTTATATTCACCGCAAATAAATCATGAAAAGGGTTAATCGCATCGACAGAGACACCTGTACTATCTCAATTTATTGCCCCGCCGCGGGTTCACTTATTAAAAGCAGTTGGGCAtgaagccaaagccaaagcagacGACCCAGTCGAACCTGGAGAGgaaccacccaccaccaccagctaTACCCTGCAGTACGTACGTCTACGAGTATACCCCATCGATATCGCCCGATTTGACCGACCGCATTCGGAGCAATATGCTTCGAGACACACGATTTGCATTTGTTGCTCGCTCGCACGCCAAACATAATTGTTAGCTCCTCTTTCCGTAATCAATTGCGGTTGCCGGTGGTAACCAGGAATTTGTTAATTCAATGTTTATTCTGCCCCAGTCCCATGCACCCCGGCCAAGTTGCAGTTGCTCCCCAGACGGAGCTGGCCCTAATGGCGGTTAGTTCGAAAAGGGAATCCCATCGACTTGCTCCATTCTTCCTCCTTGCGAAAAGGTTCCGCGTCCGCAGACAGTTCGAATCCTGGCCAAAAACAGCCAACTAGGCCCGCAAGCCCGAATTTACTTTCCCTACCGTGGAGAGTTAGTTGCGTTAGTGTTTCCGCATTCCGCAAATTTGTGTCAATTGCCACCAGGCAGGACACGCTAGCGGAGGAGCCAAGGAGCCAAGGAGTAGGCCTCGCCTCGAGTCCCAGGATTCCGTGATAACTTGATGAGTATTCAATTGGAGCTCAATCAGTTAACAACAGTGTCTAGTGCGCGGTCTTAATTTGGACATAATAAAAAAGGAGAAACCAAGTGCCTCTAGGATTCAGTTGggatacatatatacatattccAGCCACATTCACTGGCAGTGAACAGTATGTTGCAGTTAGCTGTGggataaataattaataacaataaacacgaatttatttataaacttcAAGTTAAATCCTTTTGATTCCGGAATCATGATTCACGTTACCAATGAACTTCTATGTAAAAGAGTTGAATGAAAAAAGCTtacacttttattttttatacattGTTCAGGTAAAGATTTGTTACTTAAAGTCTTAAATGCTTTAAGCCGTAAAAATACTTATGGGATCTTCTGGGATCTTCCAAAAATCCTGAAGTAAATGAATTTGGTTAAAAAAGGTCTTGTCATTCTTGTAATTTAACTACCTACATTTAACTGTTTATATAGACTAACTATCTATCTGTGATTTACTATATATGTTATGACTTACCCCTGTTATACATATACCCCTCTATAAACTTAAAAAACGACCTCCATGTGACTGAGCCCTTGGTGATAGCGAATCGGAAACTAAAATAGAAAGTAGAAGCGATTGCATGCCAAATCATAGTCGCACAATCAAGGATATTgctattatatttttatggttTGCATAAACCCAAATGGCAATGGGATGGGGGAATCATTGGGTGCACTGGGTGGCATGGGCAGCGGAGCATAAGGAGCTCAAAATTAGAAGACGCATTCGTGTCGAAGGAAGTTTCAACAACGGCGGAAATgttgtttattaaaataaatacgagGACAAGGAAATTATTATGACTTTCGGGGGGAAGTGGAGTTGGCAGTTGTCCCACGGATTGGATGAGAACGGGGTTGGTGGGCACAAACACTTGCTGTCCTGGTGACAGACTGTGCAATGCGTGTCGTCCGggtcccaaaaaaaaaaacaatttcctCAAGTGGGCCCCCAAAAATATCATTCGAAAGTATGGGATCCTTGGATGATATTGAACATGGAGGGATGAGGGCAGGTGGAGATGGGGCGCCGAGCTTGTTTATTTGCGAGGAAACAGCACCTCGGTGGAGCTGTCATGACGACTGACTCCAGGCCCGGAACAAGTTAATAAATCAATTTGGACTAACTTATCGAGTCCGTCCGTAGCGTAGGCGAGGCGCCAAACTTTTGGCCAGAAAGTTTCCGCTTCATAAAGGCAATACCCCTTTTTGAGTCACCGAAAGGGTTGATGGTACTAGTGGAATATTAGCTGTGAGTAATAAGTGTAAGCACATAAATCATATAGTTGGAGTAACAACAGGGACTGTGAGCTCTTTTATCTGTTTGTTTAAATATACTTATGTTTTCAATTGTACAATAATATTAACAATTGATTAGAGGGTACAACCTTGTTCTAATACAAAACTAGCCGAGTTTTGGGTGATGTTTGCTGTTGCACGCAATGCCAACCGCAGCACAGAAATTTCACTGGAGCATTCGAACCGAACTCACTCCATCTCAACCAACTCCTTCCACAGATGCAGGCGTATCGCGATAACTTCAAGCAAACGCCCTGCCCATCGGCCGTCGACCTTCAGGCGGCGGGACCAGTCCACCCACCGGCCACCGCCTCCCGGCTGCCCTTCTCGCGTAGCCAGCGTGGGCGCGACACCTCGGCAAGTGGCGCCTCCGTTTCCGCCTCCGTTGCTGGTGGCCTAACGCCCAGGATGATGAGTCCGGGTCCGCCGGGcgccggaggaggaggaggagtaaGCGGCGTCGGCGGTGGAGATCCCTCGGCCCTGTTGCGCCAGAATCAGGAGCTGCGCCAACGGCTGGCCGACGAGTCGCATAGTTATCGGCGCCGCCTGGACACCTACAAGCAGGCGCAGCACAACCAAGCCAACTTGGTCAGCCGGCTGCAGTCGAAGATCCAGCAGTATCGACAGCGGTGTAGCGATCTGGAGGATCGCATGCACGAGACCATTAAGCCGACGGCGGGAACAGGACCCAAGCTGACCACGGGTCCGACCAACCAAGTGCTGGTGAGTATTCAAAAGCTGGGTAAGAATGTATTCTTATTCTattgcgtatgagtaatacattttttgtgcGATTTAATCGATTTGATTTATAATTCGGGGATCAGGGGCTAATGTGATTGCAGTTATCATTAAAATTGCCAACTTGCTCCATTGCTATGTACATACTTACAAGTATATCAATTTAAGTCCAAGGATACTTTAGCTAATGTCCATCTTGTTTTTCAGTGTTCAACTTCTTTAACTCTGGGACAGAGCAGCTTGCCCTGCAGCTCCTCACTGGACTCGCCGCCGCCCAGCTGCAGTCGTGACTATGTCGACGATGTCTTGGTCACTGGAGGCGGAGCAGGAGCGGCGGAACTGTGCCGCAAACTGGAGGAGGAGCACCAGCGCTGCGAGCAGATTCTCGCCCAGAACAGCGCACTGCGtcagcagctggaggagtCGAATCGCACCAACGAGGCGCTGACCAACGACCTACAGAAGCTGACCAACGACTGGGCGGGTCTGCGGGATGAGCTGCTGATCAAGGAGGATGAGTtcaaggaggaggagcaggccTTCAAGGACTACTAcaacagcgagcacaatcgcCTGCTGAAAATGTGGCGCGAAGTGGTGGCCGTCAAGAGATCCTTCAAGGAGATGCAGACGGCCATGAAGGCAGAGGTGGCCAAGATGGGTCAGGAGATCAATTGCGTGGGCAAGGACATCAATGGCTCCAACGCAACGGTCGCCTTTGCCGTCCAGCAGGCCAAGCGGGCTGCGGATGAGGAACTGAAGCAATCGCAGCGCAGCAACGATGAGCTCCAGAATCAATTGGCCACCCTGAAGGTGCAGTACGAGAGTGCCCGGCACGAGATCATGGAGCGGGATCAGCGACTACTGGAGCTAATGAATCAGTTGAAGAAGCTGGAGGATCGCTGCGCCCAAGCCGAATCCCAAGCAGCTCTGGCCAGTCGCTATAGCGACGAGATCGAGCGACTGAACAATTCCATGCGCGAAATCGCGCAGGCCGTCGTTCAAGATGCTGAGAACGCGGATCGCGAGGCAGACGCCGAGGTCACCGGCGGTGTCATGCAGCACATGCACCTTACGCGTGACGCCGCCTCCGTGGCGGGCGGAGCGGGCAGCACTGCCGGCGGTGGAGGGAAATCACCGCGTCGCAATTCTACACGCGCCTCTCAAGCCTTCGCCGAGGGCACCATCTCAGCCGTCCAGGCGGCGCTCCACAAATACCAGCTGGCCCTGCACGACATGCAGGTGAAATTCCAGAACACCAGCGAGACCCTGCGCACCACCAAGTCCCAGCTGGAGACCAGCGAGGGTACCAAACAGCTGCTGACCACCAAGATGCAGCAGCTCACCGAGAAACTGGACAGCAGCAACTCCAAGCTATCGGAACTGCTGCAGGAAAGGGAGAGTCTGCAGCGCGGACTGGACGATATCCGTGTCCAGAAGCAGCAGTCCGAGATGGGACGAGCCGATATCAATAGTGCGGTAAGTGGATAAGTACCATATAGTACTCCATTCTAAAGACATTTCTGATCGAGGAATCCAAAGTtctttggaattttttttatttaataagaaaTATCTGGTTTTTTCCGAGTGTGGATGTCAAGGCGGATTGGGGGCGGATCGTTGATAACTCGATTAGTCTGCGTCTGCCTCTGATTACGCCGTAGATTGTATACAATAATGATGTTTCCAACTCAAATCCGGGGTAATGCCATGTCTGCGATGAGTTACAAATTATGGCTGCGAAGATTGCAATTGCAGCCGGCGTGAGTGGAAATGGCAAGAGGCTAGGTTCATCAGCACCGGGATCTCATATCTCTAACGGGGTTGGCTGGGATCGGTTATAAAGTGGGGATAGTAGAGCTAGATAGAGCTAGACTATATCAAAATGGCGTTCAATAATGCATTCTATAACTATATATTTGTAAGTAAGCAGAAGCtaaatagttttataattatttctaaaAGCTGTCATTGATTGGGctaaaaaaaacgaaatgtatttattttttatttctacaAATTTTACACAATTTCTTGTAGTTTGAGAATCTGAGCAGTGATTATGAGAAGATGCAGCTGAACTGTGGTAAACTCCAGAAACGTATCGATTCCATGGAGGAGGACAAGAAGGCAGTGGAGCTGGAGATCCAACGTATACTGAAGGACAAGAACATAACCGAGTTGAATTTGAGGTATTGATGATAGTATAATTTAAGTTAAACCCACTATAAATCTGTAATTCCAACAGGTCTGAGGAGGATCGCAGCAGTCGTTTGCGGGAGGAGACCATATCCTTGCGCGAGGAGCTTAACCGTGTGAGCCTGAACCGCGATCTTCTCGAGCAGCAGCGCATCGAGTCCGATAATCTGATCAATCTGCTCGAGAAACAGAAGTCTGACCTGGAGTACGATCTGGACAAGCTGTTGCTGGAGAAGTGCGATCTGCAGGAGAAGCACGAGAAGCTATCCAACAACAGCTGCTCCACCAGTGATGAGCTGAAGAGCGTTCAAAATTGCCTTCAGGAGGCGCAGGAGGAGCGCAAGAAGCTCCGTATCCAGTCCGTCGATCAGTGCAATGAAATCGGAGAGCTTAAGAAGGAGTTGGCGATACTGGACAAGGCACGACTCGAACTGGAGACGGACAATCTGTCGGCTGGCGAAAAGCTCAAGTGTCTTCAGCTGGAGAAGGAGAAAATCCTGCAGGACTTGGCCTGCGTCACCCGGGATCGTGGTGACATCCACAATCAGCTCACGGCAATGTGTCGCAAAAAGGAGGCCGTGAATGAGGAACTTATGCGGACGCGCCAGCGTCTGGAGCAAACCACCGAGACCAACAGCCGGCTGAATAGAAATCTGGAGGAGATGGTGAAGGATGTGGAGGAGAAACAGGTGGTCATCGATTTGCACGAGAAGGACACCCATCGTTTGAACGAACTTCTGGCCGCCCTGCGTTCGGAGAAGGAATCCCTGGAATCGGTGCTCTTCGATACCAACACCTCACTGGAGGCCACCGAGGAACGACGCAGTCAGCTGGAGCGGGATCTGCAGGAGGCTCTGGTGCGTGAGGAGAGCCTGAAGAATCACGTGGCTCGCttgcagaaggagctggagcagtGTCAGCGCAAGGCCCAGGAGACCAAGACGCAGCTGCTCAACGCTGCCCGTGCGGCGGAGAGTGACTTCAACCAAAAAATCGCCAATCTGCAGGCTTGTGCAGAGGAGGCGGCCAAACGACATGGCGAGGAGATTCTACAGTTGCGGAATGCGTTGGAAAAGCGAATGCAACAGGCTCTCCAAGCGCTGCAGACAGCCAAGGATGATGAGATCGAGAAGTTGCAGGAGCGACTGGCCACCCTGCAGGCCCACCTCGAGAGCCTTGTCCAGCAGCATGAGGAGGCACTGATTCGGGCGGAGAGCGAGAAGCAGCAAGCCCTGTTGATTGCCCACCGGGATAAGCAAGCGGTGGCCGAGCGTTTGGAGGCCGTATCCCGGGATCTCAAGACCGAACAGGAGTCCCTCGACCGTAGCAGACGGGAGGCCAATGCGCGCGATGAGAAGCAGAGGGCTGCCATTGCGCAGCTGAAGGACGAGATGGTGCAGATGCGCAccaaggaggaggagcacaAGTGAGTAATTAAAGTGATTAAATTTCtcaatatttcatatatactTGATAATCTGTAGGATTAAGTTAGAGGAATGCATCCGGAAGCAGGAGCTGCAGTTGAGCAGCTTGCGCGAAGAGCGCGAATCCTTGTGCCGTACGAGTGAGGAGCTAAAGATGGAGATTCGTCTGAAGGAGGACAGAATGGAGGGCACCAACAACGAGCTGCAAGATGCGCTGCGCAAGTCCAAGGAGGGTGAGTTCTTCTAATCTTAAACAGAAATGTATCATAATTATAATCCAAAATCCCGATTTCAGGTGAGGGCTTCATCGACAGCCTTCGCAAGGAGCTGACCGACTGTCGCCGCCAACTGGCGGATAGCAACATCGAGCGAGACAAGTATTCCGCCAGCAACAAGGAGCTGCGCGACCATGTGAAGCGCGTGGAGAGCGCCAAGCGGGAACAAGCACGCGCCATCGAGGAGGCTCTGCAGAAGATCAGCAATCTGGAGGATACCAAGAACTCGTTGGAGAACGAACGCACTCGATTGAGCACCATACTGAAGGAGACGGAGAATCACTTTACAAAGACCACCCAGGATCTGAATGCTACCAAGGCGCAGCTGCAGAAGGCTCAAGTGGAGTTTGCCCAGAAGGACGAGGGCGGCAAGGAGTTGCAGTGCAAGCTGGTCGCCG is part of the Drosophila sechellia strain sech25 chromosome 3R, ASM438219v1, whole genome shotgun sequence genome and encodes:
- the LOC6607683 gene encoding rootletin isoform X2, producing MQAYRDNFKQTPCPSAVDLQAAGPVHPPATASRLPFSRSQRGRDTSASGASVSASVAGGLTPRMMSPGPPGAGGGGGVSGVGGGDPSALLRQNQELRQRLADESHSYRRRLDTYKQAQHNQANLVSRLQSKIQQYRQRCSDLEDRMHETIKPTAGTGPKLTTGPTNQVLCSTSLTLGQSSLPCSSSLDSPPPSCSRDYVDDVLVTGGGAGAAELCRKLEEEHQRCEQILAQNSALRQQLEESNRTNEALTNDLQKLTNDWAGLRDELLIKEDEFKEEEQAFKDYYNSEHNRLLKMWREVVAVKRSFKEMQTAMKAEVAKMGQEINCVGKDINGSNATVAFAVQQAKRAADEELKQSQRSNDELQNQLATLKVQYESARHEIMERDQRLLELMNQLKKLEDRCAQAESQAALASRYSDEIERLNNSMREIAQAVVQDAENADREADAEVTGGVMQHMHLTRDAASVAGGAGSTAGGGGKSPRRNSTRASQAFAEGTISAVQAALHKYQLALHDMQVKFQNTSETLRTTKSQLETSEGTKQLLTTKMQQLTEKLDSSNSKLSELLQERESLQRGLDDIRVQKQQSEMGRADINSAFENLSSDYEKMQLNCGKLQKRIDSMEEDKKAVELEIQRILKDKNITELNLRSEEDRSSRLREETISLREELNRVSLNRDLLEQQRIESDNLINLLEKQKSDLEYDLDKLLLEKCDLQEKHEKLSNNSCSTSDELKSVQNCLQEAQEERKKLRIQSVDQCNEIGELKKELAILDKARLELETDNLSAGEKLKCLQLEKEKILQDLACVTRDRGDIHNQLTAMCRKKEAVNEELMRTRQRLEQTTETNSRLNRNLEEMVKDVEEKQVVIDLHEKDTHRLNELLAALRSEKESLESVLFDTNTSLEATEERRSQLERDLQEALVREESLKNHVARLQKELEQCQRKAQETKTQLLNAARAAESDFNQKIANLQACAEEAAKRHGEEILQLRNALEKRMQQALQALQTAKDDEIEKLQERLATLQAHLESLVQQHEEALIRAESEKQQALLIAHRDKQAVAERLEAVSRDLKTEQESLDRSRREANARDEKQRAAIAQLKDEMVQMRTKEEEHKIKLEECIRKQELQLSSLREERESLCRTSEELKMEIRLKEDRMEGTNNELQDALRKSKEGEGFIDSLRKELTDCRRQLADSNIERDKYSASNKELRDHVKRVESAKREQARAIEEALQKISNLEDTKNSLENERTRLSTILKETENHFTKTTQDLNATKAQLQKAQVEFAQKDEGGKELQCKLVAEVELKERAQQELCQIKKQLSDLEANLCATRQELGRARCQNNQEEHRFHAREQELAQRLEEGRGREKRLEDQKHNLEVCLADATQQIQELKARLGGAEGRIRALDEQLSCVELHKRDTEQKLSSVVHTLRRIAGIQVDGSVNLSHRLLSPSRRFSPSRSCGDYDNRSTSQCPDGPIDVDPDLVRKGVRNLMHQVAQLEREKDDYKSQLGAAKKQLQDAADQQLRCDAKLGKLQAMLRNLQEEKSNLETDRKMKISAIQALEEKLKHRNDECQMLRERLAQTEMQLAATSEENGQNEERLEKSRQQCSKLDNEKRQLQEELAKVEGRASKLDLQRVAMEGDLTRLQMALQEKDCSIRQMAERLENQNRALTQLEDRCTALKSTVDQLKERVQKSAVSETQLRGEIKTLQKELSEQGHCSQANEDKLKLVQKSLQTAENEKRILTERLDSAQTNLNELRRSQQAQLDGNQRLQEQVTDLEVQRSALESQLRIAKWNQESGGDKGLTNGNGGGNGEEELSRQLKSSQREKSELRSKLQTLQDKVKQLECDRKSKFSGGNAYDRAEKSNSYYGGAAESGEFDSNRYDVGGGNAGGGSFNCGLDHSVIEQETRDLRLKVRRLETLLAEKESELARCKARMNDSAKCHDGLDGERYRSAQMHAEKLLDAREQSHRQQVLRLENQISMLREQLAQEAKRRQQYILRSSKANREMQHLRSTLGDSLRNVSQHPVDPHLLESESRRLDSAVSMSLPPSSCRDYDRD